CACAGAGAGTGAGATCGATGGAGCTCTTCCCTTCCCAGCCGGATCTCTCGCTCCAGATCGGCCTCCCCACCAGCGCCACGGCCCACGACCACccccaccaccacgccgccgccctcagCGCCAGGTTCttcgccgcagccgccggcggcggcggcaacccgGCGGCCATGCCTCCGTCGCTGCAGCTGCCCATGCCCGTGCCGCTGCCGATGCCGGTGCAGCTGCCCATgccccccagcgccgccgctgccggcgcggcgggcctGTACTAccaccccgacgccgccgccaccgtgctGCGGCCCATCCGCGGCGTGCCGCTGTACCAGCACCCGCACACGCACGCGGTGCCGCCGACGTTCCCGCCgcacgcggcggcagcggcggggccgTGCTTCTGCGAGCCCTGCCACGTCGCCGCGGGCGCCTGGCGCCGCGCcgggtgtggcggcggcgcgcgcgtcgcCGGCTTCCCGCCGGCCAAGCGGGCCGCGAGGGCTCCGCGCATGCGCTGGACGTccacgctccacgcgcgcttCGTCCACGCCGTCGAGCTCCTCGGCGGCCACGACAGTACGTTCTCCATTCTTCCCTCCCCGTCTTCCATGACTCCATGCGCTCAAACCTCATTTTGCcctcatctctagctctcttgtgctcctccatggcttCTCCTCTTTGTCAGTGTTTCCACTGCCGTCTCTTCTTGATCctttccttctccttcctccatgaCACCTTGCTTGTATGTTTGTGATGATGAACCACCAGGGGCAACGCCAAAGTCAGTTCTTGAGCTCATGGACGTGAAGGATCTCACCCTGGCTCATGTCAAGTCTCACTTGCAGGTAAATCTTTCTGCCGCACCTTGCACTTTACACCTCATTTGCTTGATAGGATTATTAACCATGTGCGTGTGAAAGAATGGAAGGGGTAGAAACAAGTTAcacaaacacatgcacatatggGGATCTGTTCTCGCCTTCCTGGGTCTTGGAGTTTTGCTGCCACAGCAGCGCTAGACTGCCTGTTGCTCAGCTCTACTACTAGTCTACTGCACAGTGCACATTGCTCGATGctctagtgtgtgtgtgtgtgtgtgcatgcAACAGGTGATGCATCAAAGGGGAAGAAAGACACACACAgcaaagggggagggagggatggCCAGATGGGGCTAAATAGTCTGAAACAGTAGACGATACTACTCCCTGTAGTGTCTTTCTTGGTTCCTCCACCACGTATACTGCTACATCATGGTATTACTTGTAAAACCATGGAAACCTGTGCTCATTAGCTAGGTCCCATACATGTAAAAGAGGAGTGCAGGTTTCACATCTAGGCCACCAAAGCTATGACACTCTTTCCATACCTAGCGTTTTATACCACTGgcaagcacaaacatgaatCACACATGTATGTATGATAGTTACTTTAACATTGTCTCTCTGTCTGCCAATGTGAATGGGGTTTCAAGCaagctgcttttttttttccttgttgGTGGTTTCTGCATCAACCTGTCAATTCAAATCTTGCAGCCCATGCAAGGTGTTCCTGAAAACGCAAATCTTATGATCTGCCAAAGATTCCAGTTCTAGATTTGCAGCACAAGTTGCTTCATAGATGATAGCTAGCCAGATAGGTATAGGTAGATGTGCTTTGCCTGCctctaaactgatcttttgcCATGTTGCTCCCTTGCCGCTGCAGATGTACAGGACGGTGAAGAACACCGAAAGGCCGGCAACTTCGTCAGGTGAATAGTACAAGATTTGTGCTTTTATTTTGCTCGCGCTTTAGAATCGATGCTAAATAACATGACATGAGTGATAAGAGAGCCTGATGCAGCTCCAGCCTTCCGTTTTTATTCCATCTTCTCAATTATGTATCGGCTACTGATCTTCACCGTCACTACTTGTGTTCCATTTGGCATATCCCAAGTAGGATCAGTATGTACCTTTGCTAATCTTGTGCTTGTCGCCTACTAATCGTCTCCTTTATTTTGCATGGGTCCTGCAGATCAAGCTGATGGGTTCGAGAACGGGTCGGCCGGCGAGATCTGCGACGACAACTCGCTCGACCtgcacggccacggcggcggcggcggcaggctggagtcggcggccgcggcccggCATGGAAGGTTAGCTGCCTGTAACGATCATGGGAGCAGCACCGGTGCTCATGGTGCCCTCTGGAATAGCTCCTCAAGGTGCATATGCGGTCACTAGTAGCTATAGCTTGTGTATACCTTTTGTGCTTAATCCTACGATAATAAGAAGTATAGTACTACCACTTGTGTGCATCAGAGGAGTAGGATTAAACTTTGGATCAAGAACTTTTGCCTGATGTCACCTTGTATACACTGTCAATCATCTCTTGAGCTTGGATTGGGTGCTTTAGTAGCTTTATTAGGTCATGAAAAGGGGGAGGTCTCTTTTACCCACATGCACTACATCTCCCTTGCTGCTCTCTCCTAAGAATCAGTTCCCAATAAATATGATGAGCTCAGAAAAGTGCCCTACTTCATGGAGACCAAGCAAGCCTTTTGACATGGATCGCCCTTGTATGCTTGCCTGCCTCAATTATGGCCTCATTATGTATGCCTGTGGCCTTTTTGTCAGTATAGCGTGTAGTATGCATGCAGTTCATCATAAAGAATAGTGGCAGTACCAGCATTATACTCCTATTTACTAGTATTTAGTGTATAGAATATTCCATCCAATTGTTTTGGTTTGAAGCTAGGTACAACAAGCAGTATTGAAAATGAAATACATTGCTAATTATATTTTTGTTTGGCTAGCTACCTCATTCCTGTTACTGAGATGGTATAATTAACTGGTGCCCTAGGTTTACAACTACTTTGTACGCTACGGTTACAGTTTTACAGTGAGTTACAGTGTTACAGTTTTTATAGGCTCTTTTATACACTGTACTAGTTACAGTGTACGTTGGGGTTACTTTGACGCATCGGTACTAACCGAGCTCTGCCTGTTGGTGACTTTGTACTGTCTACAGGGAGGACTGGACCGGCTTCCCAAGCGAGTCCAACACTGGGAGCATGCATTCTCTCAAGGTATAGATGCACACACAAGAACACAGAACGAACTAATTTAGACCTCTATATACACTTTGTGTGAGAATGAGGCTATGTATCTAAACACGTCAACTTTTATACTGCATGCATTGTCGATCTGTACAGGAGCAGATGCAGTCCAAGAGCCTGGAGATCCTCTCGGACTTGAACTCCTGCGTCTCGGAGACGACGTCCAGCACCAGCGAGCTCAACCTCGAGTTCACCCTGGGGCGGCCGCAGAACCGGCCAAACTGAGATCATCATCGTCGCCGCCGACAAGGATTAGCTAGCTAGGGGCACACTTTGCTTGTTCATGGATCATGTTAAGATGGATGCATGGTCCCAAAGAGGGGGCATCATCTTTCACTGTTAAAAGGAGGCCCTGGACAGGGAGCAGCAAAAAGAGTAGGGAACTAaaggtagcagcagcagcagcagctagggTGGTAGAGATTGATCGCGATCGAAAGCAGCAGCTAGCACTCTGCATTGTGTGTAATGGAGTTGTTGTTAGCGTTTAGGACGATCTAATCTGTTAAAGGGGTAGCTTTTTTGGAGCAGCAATTCGTGCATGAGCTCTCGCTAGGGGCCGGGGAGCCCAAAGGAGAAAAGAGGGCGACCTCCGACCTGTGCTGTTGCTTTCTCCTGCATCAGTCACATGCCAATGTATGAATGAGCTCTGTTTGCTCAATTTGCGACGAGCTTGGCTTTAGGGTGTGTTCAGTTGGTGAAATTTTTTAGGTTtggatactgtagcattttcgtttttatttagtaattagtgtccaatcttggactaattaggctcaatagATTTATTTCATCATTTTCCGCTAAACTGTACAATTGATTATTTtttaaactatatttaatattccatgcatatgtccagaaatttgatgtgacggggaattttgaaaatttttgggaactaaacaaggccttagttTGATGAGATAAGATGATCACCGGCCGATAACCGTTGCAATGTTTGCTTACTGCTCCAGAAATTGTCACAAAAAGCAGGTGCTTCATATAGATTCGGTTAAGCTACGTGCGTTGACCAAAAAGAAGTTCAGATGCAAAAACAGATGAGcttttttatatgaaaatagaTGATTTTCAATCTTCTTCCTTTCATCAAACGTATACTAGTATCTGTTAACACTAGAACCGATTTGAAGTGCTGGTATGCGCTTGAGTTACATTTCATTTCCTCTTGTCAGCAAGATCATCAAGGGAGCAAAGTGAGTCGtctcttcagagttcagacgtCTATGAGTCTATCCCATCGCTGCAGAGAAAAACTAGCTAGGAACGTGCATGCTTCATTCAATTCCTCACCCTTTTCCTTCAATTCTCATTTAATTCTCGTCTCCGTAATCGAAGCGGCCGGCCGGTCTGGTTTCGGGAACCGCGAAGGCGTTGATCCAGCTATGCATGCATTAACACAGCATGATCCTGCTGCTCCGGTATGTGTCACGTGGTTCTGGATCACTCGcgtgtgtttagatcactttgtattttacatttttacgtatttgaaagagaatctttaatatttgaagtattaaatgtagactaattacaaaattaattacagatctcgtctgtaaactacgagaagaatctaatgagcctaattaattcatcattagagcgtgtttactgtagtattaatgtagtaatttagtgtctaatcacgtcatatttaggctcattagattcgtctcgtgatttacagttcatttgtgtaatgcgatttatttgttgactacatttagtacaccatgcaagcaatttacaaaaaatttgcattttgtgttttgggatctaaacaaggccttagtttattttgtttgtaattttttatttttgaaatttagATTACTTTATTTGAAAAGTTTTAGCTAGGTTGGTCCAGTAATAACCATAGAAAAAACCAAGTAAACTGCAAATACATTGCAACAACTTGCATTGTATCGTACAACTTTAATCTACAAAAGTTAGAAACGTCCGGCTATCAATTCGACAACTTTAATTACAATAGTTATTGGACCTATTACCTTTCCTAATTAATTATTCACTtatgtcattatgaaaatacaCTAAAGTAACCATCTAATcttcaaataaattactcacctatgttattataaaaataatataaataatccactaaatttgcatataaattatctaattatgttattataaaaagCAAAAGTAATCCCTAAATCTGGAAGTAAATTATATAATtgtaacaaaatattaaaatacaccaatataaaaatttaaatactatttctatcattattagtatgttatttatattattatttatataaaaatactatccACGACGTGTCACCATATaaaataccaattcacaaactaatagtttaattaaatatatcaaacacacatggagtatgcattttagagtatgtgttagaatatgtAATAGATGAATGAGGGCATGAgataaataattataattattatctATAAGTcttattttatattaattctaattagacTATGCGGGAGCATGGGTTGATAGGTTAGTTTAATTATAGAGAATATAGCTTTGACTTATTAGAAAAACAGAAGTCACGTGATCTACCAAGTCAGAAAAAAGGAGTGTTAGTTTTGGACTCACAGGTACATAACGTGTTCAAATCCTGATACGCACCTATTTGTAAACTTGTTAGTTTAATGCAGGGGCAGAGCCAGGTTGTGAGTTCTGGGTGCAGCGACACCTAGAAAAAATCAATAATCCCTTATCATCTTTGAATTTTCACCATATTTCATTGAATATTATAGATATGTTATGAAGTGGCGCACACCGCTCTATTCTTCTCCAGCTCCGCCCTTGGTTTAATGCATATGTCCCCTAATTAAGTTGTGTAGGGGCGCAAAGTTGTATACTTCATTATGTCTAGAAAACAAAGGACGGTTACTTTTAGACATGGCTAATGTTCAGGAGTGGTAACTTTAAACGATGATGGTCGGAATCACATACGCCTGTATTATTGCAACTCCAATTTGATCTCCTCCAGACCAGAGAAGAGAGGAGGTCAATCAAAAAAGAAATATTACTCAATCAAAGATCCAACTGATTCCCACGCCTGTATTGCAAATACGCAGTCACGAATAATCCCGCTAAAGTAATAGGAATTGGGCCTAAGACGATTCCAAATAGAAAAACTTCAATCATTTCGATTTGTTCGAGGGGATAAAAAATGAGGTACGATCTATCTCTAAACAATAGTCTTCAGATTGTGGCAAAATCCGTTTCAGAACGATTGATTATTTGATTTCATTATTTAATATTTGACCATGGTTTTACACACAAATGTTTGTATTGACGGCTAAAAATGTGCGACAACAAGCTTCTTAAGTACGTACCTTCTATGGTAGTGTCTTCCTTGCATTGCTTAAGGAAAAGCTATACCTTAGTCGCGTGAATCGTGGCTCTTTTCTCACTCGAATTTGTGGTTGTCCGATGCTTCATCAGGGTGTTCTGATCTCTCTATTCTCTCCTGCactgagctccccctagatccaagcactccaaagctccttctcccccctttggcatcaattgccaagaaagtcaatccatcggcggtggaggaggtggtggtgggtagaacggctggtgcgggtagaactctggaggcggcactggagccggaaatactgagtagaagtggtcagaaaacccggtgaaggctgtgctaaaagtatcaaagcgctgctctagctgctcctgcctctgctcaagctgctcaacctgctcagaagagggcaaatcctcaaagcgtaagtcaagagctgctatgtctgagtgtaagctctcctgaaccccctgcatctgagccatcatgggctggaacatctgctgctgcatgttctggaagttgaggttcatctgattctgcatctgactagccaaccccgcaatttGAGaagacatgctctcctgcatggacGCAAAGTAAgggtcaaagtagccagctggaggagcccactgctgctatactggaggatgcggtggtggcatggcatgtgagctgcagctgctcccatgtgagcatcatcatcactatcatcttgcccctgtgcttcagcatccatatcatctccaaggaaaggagtcagaggcctcaaaagaaaagcattgtcattcttgaatggcctgaatggtgtgtgcttgctttcaaatatccctctgaagctagacttaaccttgatgatggacataatgtatggagcaaaatataagttcatctccatgttaagcctcaaatctgcaagctgatccatgataagagcaatgacatttacTCTATTTCCgttcatgacatgagatatcacattccaatagtgccctctaatcttgtccttgttgccactcttagacATGAACGGAAAGCGGGATGATGCttcagaccctgagtgcccccaaaagttctagcaattTCAAGATGTGCAGActcatagaacatgggataGGCATCCTCATatagagggttttctaacacaacattcatactttgctcactagtgatgaaattataatccaattgatttgcctcagcaaactgtgcaaatgtagcataataggttcttttgccagttgtccacctaaatgttttctcaaccatgttgatctctagagtggcatagaactgacatatcacagtttcattccaatcacacctatgttgcagaaaatttgctaaccctatttgctgaaatctatctactagattAGACATGACTTGTCgttgtctcatatagcctaggtcaatggtctgatgtttgaatacattcttCCTAACTTgatgaccaaagtaagcatctttttgtacctcagttttgaagaagagaatgttggtgtcacaaggcaagctgaactgatccactgctcttgcattggcatagctctctgcagtccactgtcggctaggtagatctagccccatcaaatctgtaacatcatcctcaaccccctcagtctcttcctctgaagattcATCACCTACATCTCCTACTGAAGATGCTGCAGCCATTTCACTAagatttggagcatagtccacatcaccGGAGTCATCACTATCTCTTTGCCTTTTGGAAATCATAGCCTTCTTTATTTTAGAAGCAGTGACCTTGATGATCTTctggggtggcctgagatcaagatttaaccataagaacaattactaaagtaATAGGATCAATCCATAATGATATAAGTCAATTCAGCATtcatctgaaaaatctgatactggcggaccgtccgcac
The Panicum virgatum strain AP13 chromosome 6N, P.virgatum_v5, whole genome shotgun sequence genome window above contains:
- the LOC120679913 gene encoding probable transcription factor KAN2 isoform X2; this encodes MELFPSQPDLSLQIGLPTSATAHDHPHHHAAALSARFFAAAAGGGGNPAAMPPSLQLPMPVPLPMPVQLPMPPSAAAAGAAGLYYHPDAAATVLRPIRGVPLYQHPHTHAVPPTFPPHAAAAAGPCFCEPCHVAAGAWRRAGCGGGARVAGFPPAKRAARAPRMRWTSTLHARFVHAVELLGGHDRATPKSVLELMDVKDLTLAHVKSHLQMYRTVKNTERPATSSDQADGFENGSAGEICDDNSLDLHGHGGGGGRLESAAAARHGREDWTGFPSESNTGSMHSLKEQMQSKSLEILSDLNSCVSETTSSTSELNLEFTLGRPQNRPN
- the LOC120679913 gene encoding probable transcription factor RL9 isoform X1, which translates into the protein MELFPSQPDLSLQIGLPTSATAHDHPHHHAAALSARFFAAAAGGGGNPAAMPPSLQLPMPVPLPMPVQLPMPPSAAAAGAAGLYYHPDAAATVLRPIRGVPLYQHPHTHAVPPTFPPHAAAAAGPCFCEPCHVAAGAWRRAGCGGGARVAGFPPAKRAARAPRMRWTSTLHARFVHAVELLGGHDRATPKSVLELMDVKDLTLAHVKSHLQMYRTVKNTERPATSSDQADGFENGSAGEICDDNSLDLHGHGGGGGRLESAAAARHGRLAACNDHGSSTGAHGALWNSSSREDWTGFPSESNTGSMHSLKEQMQSKSLEILSDLNSCVSETTSSTSELNLEFTLGRPQNRPN